From Pseudomonas sp. CCI4.2, one genomic window encodes:
- the leuD gene encoding 3-isopropylmalate dehydratase small subunit, protein MKAFTQHTGLVAPLDRANVDTDQIIPKQFLKSIRRTGFGPNLFDEWRYLDIGQPYQDNSKRPLNKDFVLNHERYQGASVLLARENFGCGSSREHAPWALEEYGFCSVIAPSYADIFFNNSFKNGLLPIILSDVEVDELFEQVDANPGYQLSIDLEAQTVTRPDGKVLSFEVDAFRKHCLLNGLDDIGLTLMDADAIASFEGKHRASQPWLFRD, encoded by the coding sequence ATGAAAGCATTTACTCAGCACACCGGCCTTGTCGCTCCTTTGGATCGTGCCAACGTTGACACCGATCAGATCATTCCCAAGCAGTTTCTGAAGTCGATCCGGCGCACCGGTTTTGGCCCCAACCTGTTTGATGAGTGGCGTTATCTGGACATCGGGCAACCGTATCAAGACAACTCCAAGCGTCCGTTGAATAAGGATTTCGTGCTCAACCACGAACGTTATCAAGGGGCGAGCGTATTGCTCGCCCGTGAGAACTTCGGTTGCGGCTCCAGCCGTGAGCACGCGCCGTGGGCGCTGGAAGAATATGGCTTTTGCAGCGTCATCGCGCCGAGTTATGCCGATATCTTCTTCAACAACAGCTTCAAGAATGGCCTGTTGCCGATCATTCTGAGCGATGTAGAAGTCGATGAATTGTTCGAGCAAGTCGACGCCAATCCGGGTTATCAACTGAGCATTGATCTGGAAGCGCAGACGGTGACCCGTCCAGACGGTAAAGTGTTGAGCTTTGAAGTCGATGCGTTCCGTAAACATTGTCTGCTCAACGGTTTGGATGACATCGGCCTGACCTTGATGGACGCCGATGCGATTGCCAGTTTTGAAGGCAAGCACCGGGCTAGCCAGCCTTGGTTGTTTCGCGACTGA
- the asd gene encoding aspartate-semialdehyde dehydrogenase, with the protein MKRVGLIGWRGMVGSVLMQRMLEEQDFDLIEPVFFTTSNVGGQGPAVGKDTAPLKDAYSIDELKTLDVVLTCQGGDYTNEVFPKLREAGWKGYWIDAASSLRMQDDAVIVLDPVNRRVIDQQLDAGTKNYIGGNCTVSLMLMGLGGLFEAGLVEWMNVMTYQAASGAGAQNMRELIKQMGAAHASVADELANPASAILDIDRKVAEAMRSEGFPTENFGVPLAGSLIPWIDKELPNGQSREEWKGQAETNKILGRFKSPIPVDGICVRIGSMRCHSQALTIKLNKDVPIADIEGMISQHNPWVKLVPNHREASIQDLSPTAVTGTMSIPVGRLRKLNMGSQYLGAFTVGDQLLWGAAEPLRRMLRILLER; encoded by the coding sequence ATGAAACGTGTAGGTCTGATCGGTTGGCGCGGTATGGTCGGTTCCGTGCTCATGCAGCGGATGCTGGAAGAGCAGGATTTTGATCTGATCGAACCGGTGTTCTTCACCACGTCCAACGTGGGTGGCCAAGGCCCGGCTGTGGGCAAGGATACTGCACCGCTCAAAGATGCTTACAGCATCGACGAACTCAAAACCCTTGACGTGGTTCTGACCTGTCAGGGTGGCGACTACACCAACGAAGTATTTCCGAAGCTGCGTGAAGCGGGCTGGAAGGGCTACTGGATCGATGCCGCGTCGAGCCTGCGTATGCAGGATGACGCCGTGATCGTGCTGGACCCGGTTAACCGCCGGGTCATTGACCAGCAACTGGATGCCGGAACCAAGAATTACATCGGCGGCAACTGCACCGTCAGCTTGATGTTGATGGGCTTGGGCGGCTTGTTTGAAGCCGGTCTGGTCGAGTGGATGAATGTCATGACCTATCAGGCGGCCTCCGGGGCTGGCGCGCAGAACATGCGTGAACTGATCAAGCAGATGGGCGCCGCCCACGCCTCGGTGGCGGACGAATTGGCGAATCCCGCCAGCGCTATCCTCGACATTGACCGCAAGGTGGCTGAAGCCATGCGCAGCGAAGGGTTCCCGACGGAAAACTTCGGTGTGCCATTGGCCGGTAGCCTGATCCCGTGGATCGACAAGGAACTGCCCAACGGTCAGAGCCGTGAAGAATGGAAAGGCCAGGCTGAGACCAACAAGATTCTAGGTCGCTTCAAGAGCCCGATTCCGGTGGACGGTATTTGCGTGCGCATCGGCTCCATGCGCTGCCACAGCCAGGCTTTGACCATCAAACTGAACAAAGACGTACCGATTGCCGACATCGAAGGCATGATCAGCCAGCACAACCCTTGGGTGAAACTGGTGCCAAACCACCGGGAGGCCAGCATTCAAGACCTGAGCCCGACGGCAGTGACCGGCACCATGAGCATTCCAGTTGGACGTTTGCGCAAGCTGAACATGGGGTCGCAATACCTGGGCGCGTTTACCGTTGGCGACCAATTGCTCTGGGGCGCAGCCGAACCGCTACGTCGCATGCTGCGAATTTTGCTGGAGCGTTGA
- a CDS encoding LysR family transcriptional regulator — protein MDLANLNAFIAIAETGGFSTAGERLHLTQPAISKRIAGLEQQLNVRLFDRLGREVSLTEAGRALLPRAYQILSVLDDTRRALTNLTGEVSGRLTLATSHHIGLHRLPPLLREFTRRYPEVALDIQFLDSEVAYDEILHGRAELAVITLAPQPHALMKAVLVWDDPLDFVAAPEHPLVNNGPVGLTDVARYPAVFPGENTFTHHIVSRLCEAQGLKPNIAMSTNYMETIKMMVSIGLAWSVLPRTMLDNQVARIPLPGIQLTRQLGYIVHTERTLSNAARAFMALLDAQIIAPDASILRAEGDHLFAAPQGLLNDAQDS, from the coding sequence ATGGACTTGGCCAACCTCAATGCTTTTATCGCGATTGCCGAGACCGGTGGTTTCTCCACGGCAGGCGAGCGCTTGCACCTCACCCAGCCCGCCATCAGTAAGCGTATTGCCGGTCTGGAACAGCAACTTAACGTCAGGCTGTTCGACCGCTTGGGCCGGGAGGTCAGCTTGACCGAAGCCGGTCGGGCGCTGCTGCCAAGGGCCTATCAAATTCTCAGCGTGCTTGACGACACCCGTCGTGCGCTGACTAACCTGACCGGCGAAGTCAGCGGGCGCCTCACATTGGCCACCAGCCACCACATCGGCCTGCACCGTCTGCCGCCACTATTGCGCGAGTTCACCCGACGCTATCCCGAGGTGGCGCTGGACATCCAGTTTCTCGACTCGGAAGTGGCCTACGACGAAATCCTCCATGGTCGCGCAGAGCTGGCGGTGATTACCTTGGCACCGCAACCCCATGCGCTGATGAAAGCCGTGCTGGTCTGGGATGACCCGCTGGATTTTGTTGCTGCCCCGGAGCACCCGCTGGTCAACAATGGCCCTGTCGGTCTGACCGACGTCGCGCGTTATCCGGCAGTGTTTCCCGGCGAAAATACCTTTACTCACCACATCGTCAGCCGCTTGTGCGAAGCTCAAGGATTGAAACCGAATATTGCCATGAGCACCAACTATATGGAGACCATCAAGATGATGGTTTCCATCGGTTTGGCGTGGAGTGTGCTGCCACGCACCATGCTCGACAATCAGGTGGCGCGCATTCCGTTACCGGGTATACAACTGACGCGCCAGTTAGGCTATATCGTCCACACCGAGCGTACGTTGTCCAACGCTGCCAGGGCATTCATGGCGTTGTTGGACGCACAAATCATTGCCCCTGACGCCAGCATTCTTCGGGCTGAAGGGGACCACTTGTTCGCCGCGCCTCAAGGTTTGTTGAACGATGCCCAAGACAGCTGA
- a CDS encoding TetR/AcrR family transcriptional regulator, which translates to MNDKKAQTRDRILQAASSAMIMRGPIEPSVSEVMGAAGLTVGGFYAHFESKDAMMLEVFSQLLSRRRDALDAISADLPGEQRRALLAAFYLSRKHRDASEQACPLPATVGELTRLPDSFREALAEHVELMTAQLSSSPEEANTALADLALMLGGLALARALGPGDLSDRVLRAAKSAVL; encoded by the coding sequence ATGAACGATAAGAAAGCTCAAACCCGCGACCGCATCCTTCAAGCAGCCAGCTCAGCCATGATTATGCGAGGCCCCATCGAACCTAGCGTTAGCGAAGTGATGGGCGCAGCAGGCTTGACCGTCGGCGGTTTCTACGCGCACTTCGAAAGCAAAGACGCCATGATGCTGGAGGTGTTTAGCCAGTTACTGTCGCGCCGCCGTGATGCGCTGGACGCCATCAGCGCAGACTTGCCGGGCGAGCAGCGTCGAGCGTTGCTGGCGGCGTTCTACCTGTCGCGCAAACACCGAGATGCTAGTGAGCAAGCCTGTCCGTTACCGGCCACTGTGGGCGAGTTGACGCGTTTGCCTGACAGCTTCCGCGAAGCCCTGGCTGAGCACGTGGAGCTGATGACGGCTCAATTGTCGTCCAGCCCTGAAGAAGCCAACACCGCGCTTGCTGACCTGGCGTTGATGCTCGGTGGTCTGGCGCTGGCTCGCGCGCTGGGTCCCGGCGACCTGTCGGATCGGGTGCTGCGCGCCGCTAAATCTGCCGTCCTCTGA
- the leuB gene encoding 3-isopropylmalate dehydrogenase: MSKQILILPGDGIGPEIMAEAVKVLELANDKYQLGFELSHDLIGGSAIDKHGVPLADETLARAHAADAVLLGAVGGPKWDKLDRSIRPEKGLLKIRSQLKLFANLRPAILYPQLAEASTLKPEVVSGLDILIVRELTGGIYFGAPRGIRTLDNGEREGYNTLPYSESEIRRIARAGFDMARLRSKKLCSVDKANVLEASQLWREVVEEVAKDYPDVELSHMYVDNAAMQLVKAPKQFDVIVTENMFGDILSDQASMLTGSIGMLPSASLDINNKGMYEPCHGSAPDIAGQGIANPLATILSVSMMLRYSFNLNDAADAIEKAVSLVLDQGLRTGDIWSTGNAKVGTQEMGDAVVAALRNL; the protein is encoded by the coding sequence ATGAGCAAGCAGATTCTGATTCTCCCGGGTGATGGCATCGGTCCTGAAATCATGGCTGAGGCGGTTAAGGTGCTGGAACTGGCCAATGACAAATATCAGCTGGGTTTTGAACTCAGTCACGATCTGATTGGCGGTTCAGCCATCGATAAGCACGGCGTGCCATTGGCGGATGAAACCCTGGCCCGTGCTCACGCAGCTGACGCCGTATTGCTCGGCGCGGTGGGTGGACCGAAATGGGACAAGCTGGACCGTTCGATTCGCCCGGAAAAAGGCCTGTTGAAAATCCGTTCGCAATTGAAGCTGTTCGCTAACCTGCGTCCGGCCATTCTGTACCCGCAACTCGCTGAGGCTTCGACCTTGAAGCCAGAAGTGGTGTCGGGGCTGGATATCCTCATCGTTCGCGAACTGACCGGTGGTATCTATTTCGGCGCCCCACGCGGCATCCGAACCCTCGATAATGGCGAGCGCGAAGGCTACAACACGCTGCCGTACAGCGAGAGTGAGATCCGTCGTATTGCCCGTGCAGGTTTCGACATGGCGCGTCTGCGCAGCAAAAAGCTGTGTTCAGTGGACAAAGCCAACGTGCTTGAAGCCAGCCAGTTGTGGCGTGAAGTGGTCGAAGAAGTTGCGAAGGATTACCCTGACGTTGAGTTGAGCCACATGTACGTCGACAACGCTGCCATGCAATTGGTCAAGGCGCCGAAACAGTTCGACGTGATCGTCACCGAAAACATGTTTGGCGACATCTTGTCCGATCAGGCGTCGATGCTCACCGGTTCCATCGGCATGCTGCCGTCGGCGTCGCTGGACATCAACAACAAGGGCATGTACGAGCCGTGTCACGGTTCGGCGCCGGACATCGCCGGGCAGGGCATTGCCAACCCGCTGGCGACGATTCTGTCGGTATCAATGATGTTGCGTTACAGCTTCAATCTGAACGACGCCGCCGATGCCATCGAGAAGGCTGTGAGCCTGGTTCTGGACCAAGGTTTGCGCACCGGTGACATCTGGTCTACGGGTAACGCCAAGGTTGGAACACAGGAAATGGGCGATGCAGTAGTCGCCGCGCTGCGGAATCTGTAA
- a CDS encoding thioesterase family protein, with translation MSWDLVTPFVIDLRVTSDDIDGLGHANNAVYVTWLERCAWRHSQQLGLDLAEYRRIDRAMAVVRHEIDYLTSAYEDDELQLATWIVSSDQRLKMTRRFQLKRPSDGVTLLRAQTTFVCIELSTGKPKRMPAEFIEGYGPALINPPA, from the coding sequence ATGAGTTGGGATCTGGTTACGCCATTCGTCATCGACTTGAGAGTGACGTCCGACGATATCGATGGGCTGGGGCACGCCAATAATGCGGTGTACGTCACTTGGCTTGAGCGTTGCGCGTGGCGGCATTCGCAGCAGCTTGGCCTGGACCTGGCCGAATACCGGCGAATCGACCGTGCAATGGCCGTGGTCCGCCACGAAATCGATTACCTGACCAGCGCCTATGAAGACGACGAACTGCAACTGGCGACCTGGATTGTCAGCTCAGACCAGCGCCTGAAAATGACCCGCCGATTTCAGCTCAAGCGTCCCAGCGATGGCGTGACCTTGCTGCGCGCTCAGACCACGTTTGTCTGTATTGAGTTGTCCACCGGCAAGCCCAAGCGCATGCCTGCGGAGTTCATTGAAGGCTACGGGCCCGCGCTGATAAACCCTCCCGCATAA
- the leuC gene encoding 3-isopropylmalate dehydratase large subunit → MAGKTLYDKLWESHVVKQRDDGSALIYIDRHIIHEVTSPQAFEGLRLAKRAPWRIDANIATVDHNVPTTPDRLGGIEAIVDQVSRLQVQTLDDNCDEYGITEFKMNDPRQGIVHVIGPEQGATLPGMTVVCGDSHTSTHGAFGALAHGIGTSEVEHVLATQCLVAKKMKNMLVSVEGTLPFGVTAKDVVLAIIGKIGTAGGNGHAIEFAGSAIRDLSVEGRMTICNMSIEAGARVGLVAADEKTVAYVKGRPFAPKGAEWDLAVEAWKDLVSDTDATFDTVVKLDATQIKPQVSWGTSPEMVLAVDQNVPDPAQEADLVKRGSIERALKYMGLKANQAITDIQLDRVFIGSCTNSRIEDLRAAADIAKGNKVASTIKQAIVVPGSGLVKAQAEKEGLDKIFIEAGFEWREPGCSMCLAMNPDRLESGEHCASTSNRNFEGRQGAGGRTHLVSPAMAAAAAINGRFVDVRNLIQH, encoded by the coding sequence ATGGCCGGCAAAACGCTCTACGACAAGCTTTGGGAATCGCACGTGGTTAAACAGCGCGATGATGGTTCGGCGCTGATTTATATCGACCGTCACATCATTCATGAAGTGACCTCGCCGCAAGCCTTTGAAGGGCTTCGGTTGGCCAAGCGCGCACCTTGGCGGATCGACGCCAACATCGCCACCGTAGACCACAACGTGCCGACTACTCCGGACCGCCTGGGCGGGATCGAAGCCATCGTTGACCAAGTGTCGCGCCTGCAGGTCCAGACCTTGGATGACAACTGCGACGAATATGGCATTACTGAATTCAAGATGAATGACCCACGTCAGGGTATCGTTCATGTGATCGGTCCCGAGCAGGGCGCGACCTTGCCAGGCATGACCGTGGTCTGCGGCGATTCGCACACCTCCACCCACGGCGCGTTCGGTGCCTTGGCCCACGGTATCGGTACCTCGGAGGTCGAGCACGTGCTCGCCACTCAGTGCCTGGTGGCCAAGAAAATGAAAAATATGCTGGTCTCGGTCGAAGGCACATTGCCGTTTGGCGTGACCGCTAAAGACGTCGTGCTGGCGATCATCGGCAAAATCGGCACCGCCGGCGGCAATGGCCACGCCATTGAGTTCGCCGGTAGCGCCATCCGCGACTTGTCGGTTGAAGGCCGCATGACCATCTGCAACATGTCCATCGAAGCCGGCGCCCGTGTGGGTCTGGTCGCCGCCGATGAAAAGACCGTTGCGTACGTGAAAGGTCGTCCATTTGCCCCGAAAGGCGCAGAGTGGGACTTGGCGGTTGAAGCCTGGAAAGACTTGGTGTCCGACACGGATGCGACGTTCGACACCGTGGTTAAACTCGACGCTACCCAGATCAAGCCACAAGTCAGCTGGGGCACATCCCCGGAAATGGTCTTGGCGGTGGATCAAAACGTGCCTGACCCGGCTCAAGAAGCTGATTTGGTCAAACGCGGCTCCATTGAACGTGCTCTGAAATACATGGGTTTGAAAGCCAATCAGGCGATCACCGATATCCAGTTGGATCGGGTGTTCATCGGTTCTTGCACCAACTCGCGAATCGAAGACTTGCGCGCTGCGGCCGACATTGCCAAAGGCAACAAAGTCGCCTCGACCATCAAGCAAGCGATCGTGGTGCCAGGTTCAGGTCTGGTTAAAGCGCAGGCTGAGAAAGAAGGGCTGGACAAGATCTTCATCGAAGCCGGTTTCGAGTGGCGTGAACCGGGCTGTTCCATGTGCCTGGCGATGAACCCGGACCGTTTGGAATCCGGCGAGCATTGCGCGTCTACCTCCAACCGCAACTTCGAAGGCCGTCAAGGCGCGGGTGGTCGTACGCACCTGGTCAGCCCGGCCATGGCCGCAGCGGCGGCGATTAACGGTCGATTCGTCGACGTTCGCAACTTGATCCAACACTGA
- a CDS encoding tRNA dihydrouridine synthase, with protein MQIALAPMEGLVDDILRDVLTQVGGIDWCVTEFIRVSERLMPAHYFYKYASELHKGAKTDAGVPLRLQLLGSDPVCLAENAAFACELGAPVMDLNFGCPAKTVNRSRGGAILLKEPELLHRIVEHVRRAVPAHIPVTAKMRLGYESPEGALDCARALADGGAEQIVVHARTKVDGYKPPAHWEWIARIQDVVNVPVVANGEIWTVEDWRRCREICGARDIMIGRGLVARPDLARQIAAAEAGEEVVEMTWPELLPIVHVFWLHALEKMTPIQAPGRLKQWLALLTKSYPEATELFNTLRRETDCQRIGQLIGFRHREAA; from the coding sequence ATGCAAATTGCTTTGGCGCCCATGGAGGGTTTGGTCGATGACATCCTGCGCGATGTGCTGACCCAGGTCGGCGGCATCGACTGGTGCGTGACCGAGTTCATCCGCGTGTCCGAACGCTTGATGCCCGCTCACTACTTCTACAAATACGCTTCTGAGCTGCACAAGGGCGCGAAAACCGACGCTGGCGTACCGTTACGCCTGCAATTGCTCGGTTCCGACCCGGTATGCCTGGCCGAGAATGCCGCGTTCGCTTGCGAACTTGGTGCGCCGGTTATGGACCTGAACTTCGGCTGCCCAGCCAAAACCGTCAATCGCTCCCGTGGCGGCGCCATCCTGCTCAAAGAGCCTGAGTTGCTGCACCGGATTGTCGAGCATGTAAGGCGGGCGGTGCCTGCGCACATCCCGGTGACCGCCAAAATGCGCCTCGGTTACGAGAGTCCAGAGGGGGCGTTGGATTGCGCGCGGGCGTTGGCCGACGGCGGTGCCGAGCAAATCGTGGTGCATGCACGGACCAAGGTCGACGGCTATAAACCGCCTGCGCATTGGGAATGGATCGCTCGCATCCAGGACGTGGTTAACGTGCCGGTGGTTGCCAATGGCGAAATCTGGACCGTTGAAGACTGGCGACGCTGCCGTGAAATCTGTGGCGCCCGAGACATCATGATCGGCCGCGGGCTGGTGGCACGTCCAGACCTGGCGCGGCAGATCGCAGCGGCCGAAGCGGGCGAAGAAGTAGTCGAGATGACCTGGCCAGAACTGCTGCCCATCGTGCACGTGTTCTGGCTGCACGCGCTGGAAAAAATGACCCCTATTCAAGCGCCCGGCCGTTTGAAGCAATGGCTAGCCCTGTTGACCAAAAGCTATCCCGAAGCCACCGAACTGTTCAATACCCTGCGCCGCGAAACCGATTGCCAGCGCATCGGGCAGTTGATTGGTTTCAGGCACCGCGAAGCGGCTTGA